The following coding sequences lie in one Pseudomonas monsensis genomic window:
- a CDS encoding gamma carbonic anhydrase family protein — MSVRKYQNHTPQLREGAFVDASAVVIGDVEIGENSSVWPLTVIRGDMHRIRIGARTSVQDGCVLHITHAGPFNPDGFPLLIGDDVTIAHKVMLHGCSVGSRVLIGMGSIVMDGAVVEDDVIIGAGSLVPPGKRLESGFLYVGSPVKQVRALTDKERAFFTYSAANYVKLKDLHLAEGYDQL; from the coding sequence GTGTCCGTTCGCAAGTACCAGAATCACACCCCGCAGCTTCGCGAAGGCGCGTTTGTCGACGCCTCGGCGGTGGTGATCGGCGACGTTGAAATCGGCGAAAACAGCTCCGTGTGGCCGCTGACCGTGATCCGTGGCGACATGCACCGCATCCGCATCGGCGCGCGCACCAGCGTGCAGGACGGCTGCGTGCTGCACATCACCCACGCCGGTCCGTTCAACCCGGACGGCTTCCCGCTGCTGATCGGCGATGACGTGACCATCGCCCACAAGGTCATGCTGCATGGCTGCAGCGTCGGCAGTCGCGTGTTGATCGGCATGGGTAGCATCGTCATGGATGGCGCGGTGGTCGAGGACGACGTGATCATCGGCGCCGGCAGCCTGGTGCCGCCGGGCAAGCGCCTGGAAAGCGGCTTTCTGTATGTTGGCAGTCCGGTGAAACAGGTGCGTGCACTGACTGACAAGGAGCGCGCCTTCTTCACCTACAGCGCGGCGAACTACGTGAAGCTCAAGGACCTGCATCTGGCCGAAGGCTACGACCAGCTCTGA
- a CDS encoding HAD family hydrolase, with translation MHYQTVLFDLDGTLTDPREGITRSIQFALGKLGIDEPDLTRLEHFIGPPLLQAFMQFYGFDEAKAWQAVNFYRERFKVTGLYENRVFDGVTPLLETLSGQGRQLYIATSKPWEFAREIARHFDFARHFKVIYGSELDGTRTNKVELIAHLIKEEGLDPANTLMIGDRKHDLIGARSNGLDAAAVGYGFGSFEELSAEAPAYHFETLDELHQAFLRR, from the coding sequence ATGCACTACCAGACCGTACTGTTCGACCTCGATGGCACCCTGACCGACCCGCGTGAGGGCATCACCCGTTCCATCCAGTTCGCCCTCGGCAAGCTCGGCATCGACGAGCCGGACCTGACCAGACTTGAACACTTCATCGGCCCGCCGCTGCTGCAGGCGTTCATGCAGTTCTATGGTTTCGATGAGGCCAAGGCGTGGCAGGCGGTGAATTTCTATCGCGAACGCTTCAAGGTCACCGGCCTGTATGAAAACCGCGTGTTTGATGGTGTCACGCCTTTATTGGAAACCCTGAGCGGGCAGGGACGGCAGCTGTATATCGCCACGTCGAAACCGTGGGAATTTGCCCGCGAGATTGCCCGGCATTTTGATTTTGCCCGGCACTTCAAGGTGATCTACGGCAGTGAGCTGGACGGCACGCGGACCAATAAGGTCGAGCTGATTGCGCATCTGATCAAGGAAGAAGGGCTGGACCCGGCCAATACGTTGATGATCGGCGATCGTAAGCACGATCTGATCGGGGCGCGCAGCAATGGGCTGGATGCGGCGGCGGTCGGTTATGGGTTTGGCAGTTTCGAAGAGTTGAGTGCGGAGGCGCCGGCTTATCATTTTGAAACGCTGGACGAGTTGCATCAGGCATTCCTGCGGCGCTGA
- a CDS encoding aminopeptidase translates to MSRPLPSHGLLDRVFRILFPGVMFLLLNGCASVSYYSQLASGQLQLLRAREPVARVIADPSRDEKLRAHLAQSQKARTFASEQLHLPDNQSYRLYADIGRPFVVWNVFVTPEFSLTPQNHCFPIAGCVAYRGYYSQSAARGEAAIQRLQGMDVAIGGVEAYSTLGWFNDPILNSMMGWGDERLATLIFHELAHQRFYVKDDTEFNESFATFVEQEGTRQWRAFRGLPAQNDSQLKQRDQFIERVLETRSRLEKLYAQPLPAEQMRERKAAAFEQFRREYRMMRDSLWAGDKRYDAWVNLPLNNARLLPFGLYDQWVPAFSALFRQVGGDWPRFYAEVEKLGALPVAKRKAALKALADAQTFRG, encoded by the coding sequence TTGAGCAGGCCGCTTCCAAGCCATGGGTTACTTGATCGCGTTTTTCGGATTTTGTTTCCGGGGGTGATGTTTTTGTTGCTCAACGGTTGCGCCAGCGTCAGCTATTACAGTCAGCTGGCCAGCGGTCAGTTGCAGCTGCTGCGGGCACGCGAGCCCGTGGCCAGGGTGATTGCCGACCCAAGCCGTGACGAGAAATTGCGCGCGCACCTGGCTCAGTCACAAAAGGCCCGAACCTTCGCCAGCGAGCAGCTGCACCTGCCCGACAATCAGAGCTATCGTCTGTACGCCGACATCGGCCGGCCATTTGTGGTGTGGAACGTGTTCGTCACCCCGGAGTTTTCTCTGACCCCGCAGAATCATTGCTTCCCGATCGCCGGTTGCGTGGCCTATCGCGGCTACTACAGCCAGAGCGCGGCACGGGGCGAAGCGGCGATCCAGCGTCTGCAAGGCATGGACGTGGCGATTGGCGGCGTCGAAGCCTATTCGACACTCGGCTGGTTCAATGACCCGATTCTCAATTCGATGATGGGCTGGGGCGATGAGCGTCTGGCCACCCTGATCTTCCATGAGCTGGCCCATCAGCGCTTCTATGTGAAGGATGACACCGAGTTCAACGAGTCCTTCGCCACGTTCGTCGAGCAGGAAGGGACCCGCCAGTGGCGCGCGTTTCGCGGGTTGCCGGCGCAGAACGACTCGCAGCTCAAGCAGCGTGACCAGTTCATCGAGCGGGTGCTGGAAACGCGCTCCCGGCTGGAAAAACTCTATGCCCAACCGCTGCCGGCCGAGCAGATGCGCGAACGTAAGGCCGCAGCGTTCGAGCAGTTCCGTCGCGAATATCGAATGATGCGTGACAGCCTGTGGGCCGGAGACAAGCGTTATGACGCATGGGTGAATTTGCCGCTGAACAATGCGCGGCTGTTGCCGTTCGGGCTGTATGACCAGTGGGTGCCGGCGTTTTCGGCGTTGTTCAGGCAGGTTGGGGGGGATTGGCCGAGGTTTTATGCTGAAGTGGAGAAGTTGGGGGCGCTGCCGGTGGCTAAGCGCAAAGCGGCGCTGAAAGCATTGGCAGACGCTCAGACTTTCCGTGGCTGA